The Papaver somniferum cultivar HN1 chromosome 3, ASM357369v1, whole genome shotgun sequence genome includes a region encoding these proteins:
- the LOC113356837 gene encoding abscisic acid 8'-hydroxylase 4-like, producing the protein MFSLFVHVLLLLPIVLTYIFFHRKRNQNHDRVRAKLPPGSMGWPYIGETPQLYSQDPNVFFASKQKRYGEIFKTHILGCPSIMLTSPEAARFVLVTHANLFNPTYPKSKEKMIGPSALFFHQGDYHSRLRKIVQGSLSPESIKGLVPDIERIVITTLSSWVGNDNHIVNTYHEVKKFSFDIGILSIFGQLDSYYKEELKKNYFILDKGYNSYPTNMPGTLYSKAVLARKRLSKILSEIIGKRMEKRVEDKDLLGCLMHSDDEKAGSLTDDQIADNIIGVLFAAQDTTASVLTWILKYLHDHPKLLEAVKAEQKAIYEMNDGGIKPLSWSQTRNMPVTFRVVLESLRMASIISFTFREAVEDVEYKGYLIPKGWKVMPLFRNIHHNPEFFHEPQKFDPSRFEVAPRPNTFMPFGNGVHSCPGNELAKVEILILLHHLITKFRWEVIGSQSGIQYGPFPVPQEGLPARFWKAESDTNNQTHHGLSST; encoded by the exons ATGTTTAGTTTATTTGTACATGTGCTTCTGTTACTTCCTATAGTCCTAACATATATATTCTTCCATCGAAAGAGAAACCAAAACCATGATCGAGTACGAGCAAAGCTTCCACCAGGTTCAATGGGTTGGCCTTATATTGGAGAGACACCACAACTGTATTCGCAAGACCCTAATGTCTTCTTTGCTAGTAAACAAAAAAG GTATGGAGAGATATTCAAAACACATATACTTGGTTGTCCAAGTATTATGTTGACGAGTCCTGAAGCAGCGCGATTCGTATTAGTTACGCATGCTAATTTGTTCAATCCAACGTATCCTAAAAGTAAAGAGAAAATGATAGGACCATCAGCTCTGTTTTTTCACCAAGGAGATTATCATTCTCGTCTTCGAAAAATTGTTCAAGGTTCATTATCTCCAGAAAGCATAAAGGGACTTGTACCAGATATCGAACGCATCGTCATCACGACATTAAGTTCATGGGTTGGCAATGATAACCACATTGTTAATACTTACCATGAAGTGAAAAAG TTCTCGTTTGACATCGGCATACTCTCAATTTTTGGTCAGTTAGATTCTTATTAcaaagaagaattgaagaaaaattaCTTCATATTAGATAAAGGATACAATTCTTATCCTACAAATATGCCAGGAACTCTATACAGCAAGGCTGTCTTG GCAAGAAAAAGATTGAGTAAGATTCTAAGTGAAATTATTGGTAAAAGAATGGAGAAAAGAGTAGAGGATAAAGATCTTTTGGGCTGTTTGATGCATTCCGATGATGAAAAGGCGGGAAGTTTGACGGACGATCAAATTGCTGACAATATAATTGGAGTTTTGTTTGCTGCTCAAGACACTACAGCTAGTGTTCTTACATGGATTCTCAAGTACCTCCATGATCACCCAAAACTTCTAGAAGCAGTGAAA GCTGAGCAGAAAGCAATATATGAAATGAATGATGGAGGAATCAAGCCCTTGTCATGGTCTCAAACTAGAAATATGCCTGTCACTTTTAGA GTTGTATTGGAGAGTTTGAGAATGGCAAGCATCATATCATTCACATTCAGAGAAGCTGTAGAAGATGTTGAATACAAAG GTTACCTTATTCCCAAGGGTTGGAAGGTAATGCCTTTATTCAGAAATATTCATCATAACCCTGAATTCTTTCACGAGCCTCAGAagtttgatccatcaagatttgaG GTTGCACCAAGACCCAATACATTTATGCCATTTGGAAATGGAGTACATTCATGTCCAGGGAATGAACTTGCCAAAGTGGAGATTCTTATATTACTGCACCACTTAATAACCAAGTTCAG GTGGGAAGTGATAGGATCTCAAAGTGGGATTCAATATGGCCCATTTCCAGTCCCACAAGAAGGATTACCAGCAAGATTTTGGAAAGCAGAATCAGACACTAATAATCAAACACACCATGGATTGTCATCAACTTAG